In Chryseobacterium gleum, a single genomic region encodes these proteins:
- a CDS encoding alpha/beta hydrolase-fold protein, whose translation MNKSVILALGLVLSGMFVSAQTFDQQAPQGFDVENAAVSHGKIDTIQYQSKTVGTTRRALIYTPPGFKKSEKYPVLYLLHGIGGDEKEWFNQGKPNIILDNLYTQGKLQPMIVVLPNGRAMKDDRATGNIMAPDKVEAFATFEKDLLNDLIPFVEKKYPVKKDRENRALAGLSMGGGQTQNFAFGNIDKFAWLGAFSSAPNTKEPNKLLPNPQDALKLKLIFISCGDADGLMPFSKRTSDYLRKNKIPHIFYIEPGGHDFKVWKNDLYIFSQLLFKPVDKTKFEGFTVLGTPAATNIRNAQYPQILPDGRVMFKVKAPEAQKVQIDLGKKYDLKKDTDGFWTGTTDPQSGSFHYYSLLIDGVAVADPSSETFYGMGRYASGIDIPFEGDDFYALKDVPHGDIRIKNFYSKVTNSWRRVFIYTPPGYDQNPAESYPALYILHGGGEDESGWANQGKTNLILDNLIAEGKAKKMIIIMPDANIGQGGIRNFGERNLQMFEKELKESIIPFAESNYRIKKGKENRALAGLSMGGIYTLYAGIQNSDMFSGLGVFSSGYMLPMLQDVADKQYQFLNENRSAFSSNIRNFWISMGGKDDIAYENGQKMLKELDKSGIKYTYTDYPGGHTWPVWRNSLHQFAQVLFK comes from the coding sequence ATGAATAAATCGGTTATATTGGCTTTAGGACTTGTTTTGTCGGGAATGTTCGTTTCCGCACAAACTTTTGATCAACAGGCACCGCAGGGTTTCGATGTGGAAAACGCTGCTGTTTCCCACGGGAAAATTGACACGATTCAATACCAATCGAAAACCGTTGGAACAACAAGAAGAGCTTTGATTTATACACCGCCGGGATTCAAAAAAAGTGAAAAATATCCCGTTCTTTATCTTCTTCACGGAATTGGCGGGGATGAAAAAGAATGGTTCAACCAGGGAAAACCCAATATTATTCTCGATAATCTGTATACACAGGGAAAACTTCAGCCGATGATTGTTGTACTTCCCAACGGCCGTGCGATGAAGGATGACAGGGCGACGGGAAATATAATGGCTCCGGATAAAGTGGAAGCTTTTGCAACTTTTGAAAAAGATTTACTGAATGACCTGATTCCGTTTGTAGAGAAAAAATATCCGGTTAAAAAAGACCGTGAAAACCGTGCTTTGGCAGGACTGTCAATGGGAGGCGGACAGACACAGAATTTTGCTTTCGGAAACATTGATAAGTTTGCCTGGCTCGGCGCATTTTCTTCTGCACCCAATACAAAAGAGCCCAATAAGCTTTTACCCAATCCACAGGATGCGCTAAAGCTGAAGCTGATCTTTATTTCCTGTGGTGATGCAGACGGGCTGATGCCTTTCAGCAAGAGAACCAGCGATTATCTGAGAAAAAATAAAATTCCTCATATCTTTTATATAGAACCAGGCGGTCACGATTTTAAGGTTTGGAAAAATGATTTATACATCTTTTCACAGCTGCTGTTTAAGCCTGTTGATAAAACCAAGTTTGAAGGATTTACCGTTTTGGGAACTCCTGCAGCAACCAATATCAGAAATGCCCAGTATCCTCAAATCCTTCCTGACGGAAGGGTGATGTTCAAAGTGAAGGCACCGGAAGCACAGAAAGTTCAGATCGATTTAGGGAAAAAATATGACCTGAAAAAAGATACTGACGGCTTCTGGACAGGTACAACTGATCCGCAAAGCGGAAGCTTCCATTATTATTCACTTCTGATTGACGGGGTTGCAGTTGCAGACCCCTCCAGCGAAACATTCTACGGAATGGGAAGGTATGCCAGTGGAATCGATATTCCTTTCGAAGGAGATGATTTCTATGCGTTAAAAGACGTTCCTCATGGAGATATCCGTATTAAAAATTTCTATTCCAAAGTCACCAATTCCTGGAGAAGAGTTTTTATTTACACGCCACCGGGTTACGACCAGAATCCTGCTGAATCTTATCCTGCACTGTATATTTTACATGGCGGAGGTGAGGATGAAAGCGGCTGGGCCAACCAGGGCAAAACCAATCTGATTCTGGATAATCTGATCGCAGAAGGAAAGGCAAAAAAAATGATCATCATTATGCCGGACGCCAATATCGGACAGGGCGGAATCCGGAACTTTGGAGAGCGCAATCTTCAGATGTTTGAAAAAGAGCTGAAGGAATCCATCATTCCGTTTGCCGAATCTAATTACAGGATAAAAAAAGGTAAAGAAAACCGTGCGTTGGCAGGACTTTCTATGGGTGGGATTTATACGCTGTATGCCGGAATTCAGAATTCAGATATGTTTTCTGGTTTGGGAGTTTTCAGCTCAGGATACATGTTGCCGATGCTTCAGGATGTTGCTGATAAACAGTACCAATTTTTAAATGAAAATAGATCTGCTTTTTCATCCAACATCAGAAATTTCTGGATTTCAATGGGTGGAAAAGATGATATTGCTTATGAAAACGGTCAGAAAATGCTGAAAGAACTGGATAAAAGCGGAATTAAATATACGTACACAGATTATCCGGGAGGTCACACATGGCCGGTTTGGAGAAATAGTCTGCATCAGTTTGCCCAGGTACTTTTTAAATAA
- a CDS encoding glycoside hydrolase family 43 protein: MKIKKSYIVSLLGFIGLNLLSAQVNPSGKQSTAFTNPIIWADAPDLSITRNGNDFYLISTTMHLMPGAPVMHSRDLVHWEMSGYVFDTLNDNSKYDLLNGTVYGRGQWASSIRYHKGKYYVLFSPNDEPFKSYFYVTDDPEKGKWKLITRTRHFHDASLFFDDHDRIYVFTSNKVFELSSDFKEVIGNPDGTEVFQKDDSETGLLEGNQIIKRNGKYYMMMISWPRNGKRRQVVYRADKVTGPYEKKVILEDNFLGFSYAGQGALIDDKNGNWYSLIFQDRNGVGRVPLLLPVQWENDWPVLGDNGRVPLKGEVPLPPFKPKNHLVESDKFSGKTMKIQWQWNHNPVNEAWSLSERKGFLRLKTSRVVDNLYAAPNTLTQRMEGPASSAVVAMDLTGMKDGDVAGFSAFNGDSGILSVVKEGGEKFIVFSTNEVSLDNKTKAITGVKKEEKKRIPLNSDKVFLRIDADFNLGKDLADFYYSTDQKNWTEMAKDYKMIFDYRRFFMGSKFAVFNYATKNTGGFVDVDFFRVSEAGK; encoded by the coding sequence GTGAAAATCAAAAAATCTTATATAGTTTCTTTATTGGGATTTATCGGGCTGAATCTTCTTTCAGCCCAGGTAAATCCTTCCGGAAAACAGAGTACTGCATTTACCAATCCCATCATCTGGGCAGATGCACCGGATCTATCCATTACCAGAAACGGAAATGATTTTTACCTGATCAGTACCACCATGCATCTGATGCCCGGAGCTCCGGTAATGCATTCCAGGGATCTGGTACATTGGGAAATGTCTGGTTATGTTTTCGATACTTTGAATGACAACTCAAAATACGATTTATTGAACGGAACCGTTTACGGCAGAGGCCAATGGGCTTCTTCAATCCGCTATCATAAAGGGAAATACTATGTTTTATTCTCTCCGAATGATGAACCTTTCAAATCTTATTTCTATGTGACTGATGATCCCGAAAAAGGAAAATGGAAACTCATCACCAGAACACGGCATTTCCATGATGCTTCACTGTTTTTTGATGATCATGACAGGATTTATGTTTTCACTTCCAACAAAGTTTTTGAACTGAGTTCTGATTTTAAAGAAGTGATCGGAAATCCGGATGGAACTGAGGTATTTCAGAAAGATGATTCGGAAACCGGGCTTCTGGAAGGTAATCAGATCATCAAAAGAAACGGGAAATATTATATGATGATGATATCCTGGCCAAGAAACGGGAAACGCCGCCAGGTCGTCTACAGGGCAGATAAAGTGACAGGTCCTTACGAGAAAAAAGTAATCCTGGAAGATAATTTCTTAGGATTTTCCTATGCAGGGCAGGGCGCTTTGATAGATGATAAAAACGGAAACTGGTATTCCCTTATTTTCCAGGACAGAAACGGGGTTGGACGTGTTCCGCTGCTGTTGCCTGTTCAATGGGAAAATGATTGGCCGGTATTGGGAGATAACGGAAGAGTTCCTTTGAAAGGAGAAGTTCCGCTTCCGCCGTTCAAACCCAAAAATCATTTGGTGGAAAGCGATAAATTCTCTGGTAAAACAATGAAAATCCAGTGGCAATGGAATCATAATCCGGTGAATGAAGCGTGGTCTTTATCTGAAAGAAAAGGCTTTCTGAGACTGAAAACCAGCAGGGTAGTAGACAATCTGTATGCGGCACCCAACACTTTGACCCAGAGAATGGAAGGTCCGGCTTCTTCAGCAGTTGTCGCCATGGATCTTACAGGAATGAAAGATGGAGATGTAGCAGGTTTCAGTGCCTTCAACGGGGATTCCGGGATTTTGTCAGTAGTGAAGGAAGGTGGAGAAAAATTCATTGTTTTTTCAACCAACGAAGTGAGCCTGGACAATAAAACAAAAGCCATTACAGGGGTTAAAAAAGAAGAAAAAAAACGAATTCCTCTCAATTCGGATAAGGTTTTTCTCCGTATTGATGCTGATTTTAACCTCGGGAAAGATCTTGCAGACTTTTATTACAGTACTGATCAAAAGAACTGGACGGAAATGGCAAAAGATTACAAAATGATCTTTGATTATCGTAGATTTTTTATGGGATCGAAATTCGCAGTTTTCAATTATGCCACTAAAAATACCGGAGGCTTCGTAGATGTGGATTTTTTCAGAGTCAGTGAAGCTGGAAAATAA
- a CDS encoding glycoside hydrolase family 43 protein codes for MKKSLMNPVFLRNKTNVIAVAALLSISNLSAQTFSDFNYRGNDKIYNDNPLKPGEFYSPILQGCYPDPSITKKGDDYYLVNSSFSMFPGVPIFTSKDLVNWKQVGHVLDRPSQLKVENSGVSHGIYAPDIKYNKHNDTFYMITTQFAGGIGNMVVKTKDPAKGWSEVQKLNFEGIDPSIFFDDDGKAYIVHNDAPPQGTEQYQGHRVIKMWDYDLEKDQVVAGSDKIIVNGGVDLSQKPIWIEGPHIYKKNGKYYLMCAEGGTGGNHSEVIFMADSPKGPFVPAKNNPILTQRYFPRDRKEKVDWAGHADLVEGPNGQWYGVFLAIRPNVNNRVNKGRETFILPVDWSGTYPVFQNGLVPMKPKLKMPQGVQNQTGQTGFFPNGNFTYNDKLNDKNLDFRWIAMRGPRESFITVTKNGVKVNPFATNIKALAPISSLFHRLQHEDFETSVTLDYKPKSEKELAGITLYQSETFNYVFGITKKDKDFYIVLERTEKGQSKLIASEKISLSKPVKLQVVADKDEHNFNYSLDGRNYKNLGGPVSGDILSTDVAGGFTGSLIGLYSTSSNDIVPN; via the coding sequence ATGAAAAAGAGTCTAATGAATCCTGTTTTTTTAAGAAATAAAACCAATGTCATCGCAGTGGCGGCTTTACTTTCCATCAGTAACCTCTCTGCACAGACTTTTTCCGACTTCAACTACCGTGGAAACGATAAAATATATAATGACAACCCTCTTAAACCGGGCGAGTTCTATTCCCCGATTTTACAGGGCTGTTACCCCGATCCAAGCATCACCAAAAAAGGTGACGATTATTACCTGGTAAACTCTTCTTTCTCAATGTTCCCGGGCGTTCCGATCTTCACGTCTAAAGATCTGGTAAACTGGAAACAGGTGGGGCACGTTTTGGACAGGCCTTCACAGCTTAAAGTTGAAAATTCGGGCGTTTCGCATGGAATTTATGCACCGGATATCAAATACAATAAGCACAACGATACTTTTTATATGATTACTACACAGTTTGCGGGCGGTATCGGAAATATGGTTGTAAAAACCAAAGATCCTGCAAAAGGATGGAGCGAAGTTCAGAAACTGAATTTCGAAGGTATTGATCCTTCTATTTTCTTTGATGATGATGGAAAAGCTTACATTGTTCACAATGATGCTCCTCCACAAGGAACCGAGCAGTATCAAGGTCACCGCGTTATTAAAATGTGGGATTACGACCTTGAAAAAGACCAGGTAGTTGCAGGCTCGGATAAGATTATCGTAAACGGTGGGGTTGACCTTTCCCAAAAACCGATCTGGATTGAAGGTCCCCATATTTACAAAAAGAACGGTAAATATTACCTGATGTGTGCAGAAGGCGGAACGGGAGGCAACCATAGCGAAGTGATTTTTATGGCAGATTCTCCGAAAGGACCATTTGTTCCCGCTAAAAATAATCCAATTCTTACGCAAAGATATTTTCCGAGAGACCGAAAAGAAAAAGTGGATTGGGCAGGTCACGCAGATTTGGTGGAAGGTCCTAACGGACAATGGTATGGCGTATTTTTAGCAATTCGTCCAAATGTCAATAACCGTGTTAACAAAGGCCGTGAAACATTTATCCTTCCAGTTGACTGGAGCGGAACGTATCCTGTATTCCAAAATGGCCTGGTTCCGATGAAACCAAAATTGAAAATGCCACAAGGTGTTCAGAATCAAACCGGGCAAACCGGATTTTTCCCGAACGGCAACTTTACCTATAACGATAAATTAAACGATAAAAATCTTGATTTCCGATGGATTGCGATGCGCGGACCGCGTGAAAGCTTTATTACGGTTACAAAAAACGGTGTGAAAGTAAATCCTTTTGCCACCAATATCAAAGCGTTGGCTCCGATTTCATCTTTGTTCCACAGATTACAGCACGAAGATTTTGAAACTTCTGTAACCTTAGATTATAAACCAAAATCGGAAAAAGAATTGGCTGGAATTACCCTCTACCAAAGCGAAACATTCAATTACGTTTTCGGAATTACCAAAAAAGATAAAGATTTCTACATCGTATTGGAAAGAACAGAAAAAGGACAGTCAAAATTGATTGCAAGCGAAAAAATTTCATTATCCAAACCGGTTAAACTGCAGGTTGTTGCCGATAAAGATGAACATAACTTTAATTATTCACTGGATGGCAGGAATTATAAAAATCTTGGCGGGCCGGTTTCAGGAGATATACTTTCTACCGATGTAGCGGGAGGCTTTACAGGAAGCCTTATCGGGCTGTACAGCACCTCTTCCAATGATATTGTACCGAATTAA